The window TGATCAGTGGAGGTGCGACATCCAGCACCCTTACCGATCAGTTGTTCCCGATGCTGGTAGAGACCGTGCTGAGTTCTGGAACTGTATAGTACAGCTGTGAAAACTGCATAGTGGCTGCGTCCAGGTTTGCACAACCAACTGTTTATTaatctgaatgggaggcggatgtgcggtATCCAATTGCAACCACTATTCCGCTGACAGAGTGCCATAATTCAGCACATCCAACCGACACCAGCTGATCGGTGTGGGTGTAGTGCGTCATACCACCACCGATCCGATATTAATAACCACTCCaaaggacaggtcatcaatataaaagtactgGGCAATCCCTGTAACCTACTCATCTGAAGAACAATTGAGGAATATTGACAATAATGGAATCTCCAAaaatatacggtatataaaaaatacaaacaacacacattgaggaacagctacactagaaCAGCTACACTAGAATGGTTACCTATATTTAGAGATGAGGAGAGCTGATTTTGAGGTAAAGTCTATATTTTTCAGttatttcagaaaaaaataaatgtttaaacATGTTTTACCAAACTATTAGATGAAAATGATCTAATAGACTGACTAAGACATATGAGCACACCAGTTGTGGTAACACGTTTTTCTTGGCGTTTTCTACCATAAACTCTTTCCATCCTAAATATAATAATCCTAATATCTCGAAGGAATTGAAATTGTATGGATGATAGTTTCACAAACCTTTATTTATTTTGATTTCGAATACGGAGACACCTCCTTTTGAGTGGTGGCTCCAAATCTTCTGTCCCTGTGGTGAGAATTGGAGATGAGATTATACATGGTGTTATTGCAGTCTTTTCTGCTGGTTTTGGCACAGGCTGGATAACGCAGCCTGTTTTAGGCAACATCCTCAAAGCATAAGCATGGTCCTCATCTGCAGGGTTGTTTAGATTAGGATCTTGCTTGTCCCCTGCCGTCAGAGACTCTTCTACAAGATTCTTCTTGTTGGCTTCGAGCTCCGAGTGGCAATTTGAAGCACAGTTATTTTCTTTAACAGATTCCAACTCACTAACTACTGGTTCCTTGTCTAATGTCTTTTTCTGCTCATGTGATTTATCAGAGTTTTTAGTGCCCTCTGTGCCCTTAGTGCCATTTACAATTACATTGCAAACTGCGGCACTGCTTTCATGTCCTAGGTTACTTGGTGCCCGTGAGTTTAAACCACAAAAATTTGAATCATTGGACGGATACAACTTTGTTTCCACTGCGTTACTACCATCCATACAGTCATTACAGTTGGTTTTCTCTGAGTTACCAAATGCCAGGCTTACAACACTGATGGGTTCAGGTTCAAGTTTTAACTGAGTGTTAACAGCTTTATGAATCACATTATGGAGTCTAGACCGATGTGCCAAAGTTAAATCTATGACCCCATCCTGTGGCAACTGAAGTGTGTTGGGGATGCTAGGTTTACTATTTTCTGGGCTTACTGTCCTCAACGTCAAATCCACTAATTCAGTTTTCAAATGTTCTTGTACATTTTGGGCCTGGTGAGAAGAGTGCCCTGAACCACCAGGTGAAGTGTCAGAAGGttttaaaaagttttgtttggaatCCCTTGGAGGCAAAGAatcttcctttggctttgctcctgggccATCACTGGATGAACTTGGAATGATGCTTTCACCATTACTGGAAAAGTCCTTTGGGGGCTTTGAATCCACTGCATGAGGAATAGGTATAGGGATAGGAATTGGAACAGGTAAGGGAACAATAACTGGGTATGGCACTAAAAGGGTAGGTGGTGGCACTAAAGGAGCAAGTGATGGTAAACCAAAATTTACCATCTGAGGCATGTGTATAGGACCATTTGGCATCATGCCCATAGGAGGGAAAGGAAGACTAGGTAAAGGACCTCCAGGTGGATGTGGTGGAATCAGTCCTGGTGGATTTCCTGGTATTGTAGGAGTAGTTGGCGGGTGAAGGTGAGGCGATAACATTGGTCTATGCATAGGACTTGATGCAGGTCCCATAACTCTAGGACCACCTGGTGGTGGAACCATACCAGGAATCATTTGACTGGACAAAGGACTATTAGGATTTGAGTGATGAGGGCCCCTTAGAAAAGGTGGGCGTATCTGTTGTATCATTTGTTGTTCCATGAATATGGGGAGAGGAACCGGTCCTCTATTTGTCATAATCATCGGAGGACTCCTGGGTGGCATGCCCATTGGAGGCACAATGCTGGCAGGTGGTGGAACAGGGACTTGGGCTATATTTGGGCTTTCATTTAGAGGAATGGATTTGGGAACTGGTGTGGGGATTTTAGTAACTGAACTGTTGGCATTTTCAGAAGGGGAGGCAGTGGTTGAGGCTGATGAGCCTTGCATTTGGCCAGCTGCAGACACTGGGGAAGGAACCTTTCTTCGAGCATCTGTCAGCGGTATATTCCAGGAATCTGGAGTTAGCAGCTGTACCCCCGTGCCTTCTGCTTTATTGTcaactggaggatgtaatgtgttgcACAGTCCAGCTGGAAGGTTGGCTTGTGTTTCTTTGTAAAAAATGTCCATTTTGTACTGATTTAGACACTTTGCACTACAGAATTGAAGCCTTCTTTCTCCATCTCCAAAGTCCAAGTATTCTTTTGTATGTCGTATGTGCTTACACCAATCACATACCTAAAATAAAGTAAGAAAGTCAGCAATTTGAGAAAAAAACAACAATACTATAAAACAAAGAGACAAAATAAACATCAAAACATTAAAAATAACACCAGTTCTTGTGGTTTCTCATATGCTAATGTTATTGaatatttattaaaggggttgtccaggactaacTAACAGATGAGTGGGTGTTTTTTGAATAGGGACTGATCTGTAGCCACTGGCTGACTCTGGAGTTAATAATGGCTCATCAGTTGGGGTGCTGAGTATTTTATCTCCATCGATCTGATATTGATCGTCTACCTTTACGGAAAGGTCATAATGGATATATTAGTCCAGGACCACCACTTTAAGAGTGTCATACCTATAGTAAAACACTTTTCAACCTCCTTCCTTCTTGTCCTATTCTATACAATATTTGACTCATCatatctctttatggtagactcatGAGATTCAGATCATGGTTGTCAAGTTTCAGcagtatgtacagtgccttgcgaaagtattcggctcctttgaatttttaaaccttttcccacatttcaggcttcaaagataaagttaaaaatgttaatgttatggtgaagaatcaacaacaagtgggacacaattgtgaagttgaacaaaatttattgcttattttaaactttttaaaaaaataaataactgaaaagtggggcatacaatattattcatctcctttactttcagtgcagcaaacactgcagaaagttcattgaggatctctgaatgatccaatgttgtcctaaatgactgatgatgataaatataagccacctgtgtgtaatcaagtctccatataaatgcacctgctctgtgatagtctcattgttctgtttaaagctccaagagcatcatgaagaccaaggaacacaacaggcaggtccgtgatactgttgtggagaagtataaatccgaatttggttacaaaaagatttccaaaactttaaacatcccaaggagaactgtgcaagtgatcatattgaaatggaagga is drawn from Anomaloglossus baeobatrachus isolate aAnoBae1 chromosome 3, aAnoBae1.hap1, whole genome shotgun sequence and contains these coding sequences:
- the SOBP gene encoding sine oculis-binding protein homolog isoform X2, which produces MAEMEKEGRPPENKRSRKPAHPVKREINEEMKNFAENTMNELLGWYGYDKLELKDGEDIEIKNYHTDGEGRQHISVLKENSLPKPKLSEESVISPFNASPFNANLNYSGLAAGNGLTELPAGSKDHGNHGNMPIVVPLIPPPFMKPPAEDDVLNVQIMCAWCQKVGIKRYSLSMGSEVKSFCSEKCFAACRRAYFKRNKARDEDGHGENFPQQHYAKETPRLAFKNNCELLVCDWCKHIRHTKEYLDFGDGERRLQFCSAKCLNQYKMDIFYKETQANLPAGLCNTLHPPVDNKAEGTGVQLLTPDSWNIPLTDARRKVPSPVSAAGQMQGSSASTTASPSENANSSVTKIPTPVPKSIPLNESPNIAQVPVPPPASIVPPMGMPPRSPPMIMTNRGPVPLPIFMEQQMIQQIRPPFLRGPHHSNPNSPLSSQMIPGMVPPPGGPRVMGPASSPMHRPMLSPHLHPPTTPTIPGNPPGLIPPHPPGGPLPSLPFPPMGMMPNGPIHMPQMVNFGLPSLAPLVPPPTLLVPYPVIVPLPVPIPIPIPIPHAVDSKPPKDFSSNGESIIPSSSSDGPGAKPKEDSLPPRDSKQNFLKPSDTSPGGSGHSSHQAQNVQEHLKTELVDLTLRTVSPENSKPSIPNTLQLPQDGVIDLTLAHRSRLHNVIHKAVNTQLKLEPEPISVVSLAFGNSEKTNCNDCMDGSNAVETKLYPSNDSNFCGLNSRAPSNLGHESSAAVCNVIVNGTKGTEGTKNSDKSHEQKKTLDKEPVVSELESVKENNCASNCHSELEANKKNLVEESLTAGDKQDPNLNNPADEDHAYALRMLPKTGCVIQPVPKPAEKTAITPCIISSPILTTGTEDLEPPLKRRCLRIRNQNK
- the SOBP gene encoding sine oculis-binding protein homolog isoform X1 translates to MAEMEKEGRPPENKRSRKPAHPVKREINEEMKFSGCTSSKVDRHFSTSTQRNFAENTMNELLGWYGYDKLELKDGEDIEIKNYHTDGEGRQHISVLKENSLPKPKLSEESVISPFNASPFNANLNYSGLAAGNGLTELPAGSKDHGNHGNMPIVVPLIPPPFMKPPAEDDVLNVQIMCAWCQKVGIKRYSLSMGSEVKSFCSEKCFAACRRAYFKRNKARDEDGHGENFPQQHYAKETPRLAFKNNCELLVCDWCKHIRHTKEYLDFGDGERRLQFCSAKCLNQYKMDIFYKETQANLPAGLCNTLHPPVDNKAEGTGVQLLTPDSWNIPLTDARRKVPSPVSAAGQMQGSSASTTASPSENANSSVTKIPTPVPKSIPLNESPNIAQVPVPPPASIVPPMGMPPRSPPMIMTNRGPVPLPIFMEQQMIQQIRPPFLRGPHHSNPNSPLSSQMIPGMVPPPGGPRVMGPASSPMHRPMLSPHLHPPTTPTIPGNPPGLIPPHPPGGPLPSLPFPPMGMMPNGPIHMPQMVNFGLPSLAPLVPPPTLLVPYPVIVPLPVPIPIPIPIPHAVDSKPPKDFSSNGESIIPSSSSDGPGAKPKEDSLPPRDSKQNFLKPSDTSPGGSGHSSHQAQNVQEHLKTELVDLTLRTVSPENSKPSIPNTLQLPQDGVIDLTLAHRSRLHNVIHKAVNTQLKLEPEPISVVSLAFGNSEKTNCNDCMDGSNAVETKLYPSNDSNFCGLNSRAPSNLGHESSAAVCNVIVNGTKGTEGTKNSDKSHEQKKTLDKEPVVSELESVKENNCASNCHSELEANKKNLVEESLTAGDKQDPNLNNPADEDHAYALRMLPKTGCVIQPVPKPAEKTAITPCIISSPILTTGTEDLEPPLKRRCLRIRNQNK